The genome window TCCTTCGAGCCACCCGCTTCAACCCGAAGCGGCCGGACCTCCGACCCCGTTGAGGGTCGCTCGCCCGACCCTTCCCGTTCCTTCGGGAGGGCTCCCCCTCACCTCGGTTTCGTACCGCAGAGATTTTGGGCGCGAGTTTTGCTCAACTTCCGACGGCCGAATCAGTCCAGTTGAGACGGCCTCTTCTTTGTGGACGACGATCGACGTGATTGTGGATTCCGACAGCCGACTCAGGATTCATGCCATGAACTCCGGTCTCGACTGCCAACTCGACGAAGCCGCTGTAGCGCAGTTTAAACTGCGGCGCCGCCAGGCAAGGAGGTTGGCCCATGCAGCTTCTCGCACTTCAAATTGGAATCCCTCGGATTCTTCGTATTGTTGTTGAGCCCTCCCGCAGGAGAAAGCGTTCCTCTCCCGGACCGCTTTCACGCCTCCTCTCCTGCGAATGTGTACTACCCGTTGAATAGCATTCGTCGATCCGCCGCCTCCGGTCATCGATGATCTCGCCGGGAGACGCCGGACGCCACCACCGAAGACCGCCGATCAGCGCGTCGCATCGCCCAGGGAACGGCCTGCAACGCCCCTCGCTCGCCGCGAGGTCGACCGGATGGTTCCACTCTCTCTTGAAACATTTGCCGTTAAAGTTGTTAGGACGATGGGCCAAGACATGAATTCGACTTCCTCCTCACGTTCCGAGTCGCCGGTCGCGGCCTCCCACGAGGGCCTCGACCTGCTGGACTCCCGCCTCTGGGAGCGGGCTCGCCGCAACCTGCGGTTGCTGTACAACGGCGGACGGCTCGCACCGGCCGTCGCTCAGACTCCGAGCACCGGCGTCGGTCCGCTCGCCGTCGCGAATACGAAGATCTGAAGAAGTCGCTCACCCGCCTCTGATCGCTCCCCGCCGGGCTGAACCCCTCGCGGTTCGCTCTCAATCCCTTCTTGGATTTGCATGCATTAACGACGGCCGAACGTCGTTCACGCCCTGACGCTCTCCCGCCGATCCGCCTGATAGACCCAGGCGTTGCCCCGTTTCCCGACGGTTTTCACCGCGCCGGAGAGACGCAAGCAGTAAGCGACTCGCTGAGCAAACGGGACGGAGTTGCCTAGTTTGCGCGCAAGTTCGGCCGTGGTGAACGGCTCGGAATGAGAAATTCCGAGAGGAAGCAGTTCCCAAAGATCGTCGGCCGTAACGATCGAGAGGGTTGAAAGCACAGAAACCAGGCGGCGATCGACGACCGCGTATCCCGGCCTCCGCCTTCGGGGCACTCGGACCTCTTCAACGGCCACCCCGATCAGTTCGACGGTCAGGTTCGGCTCGGGGATTAGCACTGCGAGGCCCACAAGGTCGTCAAAGGCTTTGACGAGCTGTCCGCGCCAGGGGCTATGCCGTTTCGACAGATCGGGGCCGTCCGGAGTCGCTCGGCGGATGACCACTCGCCGTGTGACGATCGGTTTGACCACTCGGATCCGATGCTGAGGAAGCAGGCTTCGCAACTTCGGCTTCAACGGCCCCAGTGCGCCGGACTGGATTTCGACGAGCGAGCCGTCGCCGGCGACGGCGTCGATCCGGAAGCCGGCCACGGCGACCTCGCACTGGCCGCCGCTTTCGATCCCGTGGATTTCCTTGAGCCGGCGGTGCAGGCTGGTCTCCATCCCTGTCGGTCCATCCTTGGGGCGTGGGTCAGTCGCGGGCGAGGGGTTCGACGCCGAGGTCGCGGATCGTCAGAAGGCTCTTGAACGCGAGCCCCCGGGCGGCGAAGTTCTCGGCGGCCCCTTCCAGGCGGTCGAGCACGGCGATCACGACGGCCACCTTGCAGCCCATGGCTTCGACGGCGTCCACGGCCTGGAGCGACGAGCCGCCGGTGGTGGCGACGTCGTCCACGATCGCGACGGTCGAGCCCGGCTCCAGCGGGCCCTCAACGAGGTTCCCCGTTCCGTGCCCCTTGGCCTGCTTGCGGACGAGGAAGCCCCGGAGGCTCCCCAGCCCCACCTCAGGCGCGATGGCCAGCGAAGCGCCGACGATCGGGTCAGCGCCCATCGTGAGCCCCCCCACGGCGGCGATTTCGGGGTGGTCCTTGAGCGTGTGCAGCATCCCCCGGGCGATCAGCCGGACCCCCTCGGCCCCCAGCGTGACCTTGCGGCCGTCGATGTAATAGTGGGAGCTTCGTCCGCTCGCCAGGGTGAACTGGCCGAGTCGCAGCGAGTCGCGCTTGAGCAATTCGACGAGCCGGCCGCGGCCCTCGTCGTTCCATTCCACGGACATGGGCGCGGATCCTTTCGTGCCGTCGTCGGAGTCGAGTGAGGCTTAGCCATCCAGGCTAGCACCCCAGGCGATCCGATCCAAGGCCCCTGCT of Paludisphaera rhizosphaerae contains these proteins:
- the pyrE gene encoding orotate phosphoribosyltransferase; this translates as MSVEWNDEGRGRLVELLKRDSLRLGQFTLASGRSSHYYIDGRKVTLGAEGVRLIARGMLHTLKDHPEIAAVGGLTMGADPIVGASLAIAPEVGLGSLRGFLVRKQAKGHGTGNLVEGPLEPGSTVAIVDDVATTGGSSLQAVDAVEAMGCKVAVVIAVLDRLEGAAENFAARGLAFKSLLTIRDLGVEPLARD